The genomic interval GTGGACCACCCCGGCAAGGACACCTACCGCCACCGCGAGGCGGGCGCCTTCGAGGTGGTCGCCGCATCCGACAAGCGCCTGATGCTGGTGCGCGAGTTCGAGCAGCCCGCCACGCTCAGCGTGCACCACCTGCTGGCCGAGCTGTACCAGGGCGTGGACTGGGTGCTGGTGGAGGGGTTCAAGGAGAGCGACCTGCTGAAGGTCGAAGTCTGGCGCGCCCCGGAGCCCGGCCAGATGGCCAGGCCCCTGCGTTACCCTGACGACGATTTTGTGGTGGCCGTGGCCACCGATGCGCCCCAGCAGCTACCGCCCACGCAGTTGCCCATCCTCGATCTGAATGCACCCGCCCAGGTGGTGGACTGGCTGATCCAGTACGAGCACCGCTTTGAATACGACTGGGAGCTTCACGGAGGGCTGTTGCCGTGCGCCCCCCAATGAAGCCGCTCAAGCCGCTGGACGAGGCACTGGCCGACCTGTTGACCCGGGCCGTGCCCTTGGGCGATGCCGAGACCGTGACCAGCTTTGACGCCGATGGCCGCGTGCTGGCGCACGACTGCGTCTCGGCCCTGCAGGTGCCGCCCGAGGACAACAGCTCCATGGACGGCTACGCCGTGCGCTGCGCCGACGTGCCGTCCGCCGGCGTGGTGCTGCCGGTGTCGCAGCGCATTCCCGCCGGCAGTGCGGGCGATGCCCTGGCACCCGGCACGGCCGCGCGCATCTTCACCGGCGCGCCCGTGCCCGCAGGTGCCGATGCCATCCTGATGCAGGAAGACTGCGAGGCCTTGCCCGGCGCGGCCGACGGCCTGGGCCAGGTGCGCATCAACACCGTGCCCAAGTCGGGCCAGTGGATTCGCAGAGCAGGGGAGGACATCACCCGGGGGGCGGTGGTGCTTTCGGCTGGTACACGCCTCACACCGGCCGAGCTGGGCCTGGCCGCCAGCATTGGCCTGCACCAGTTGCAGGTGGCGCGCCGCCCGCGCGTGGCGCTGTTCTCCACGGGCGATGAACTCGTGATGCCCGGCGAGGTGCCGCCCGAGCAGATGCGGCCCGGTGCCATCTACAACAGCAACCGTTTCTTTCTGCGCGCCATGCTGCTGCGCCTGGGTTGCGAGGTGACCGACTTTGGCATCGTGCCCGACCGGCGCGAGGCCACCATCGACGCCCTGCGCACCGCCAGTGCTGCGCACGACCTCATCCTGACCAGTGGCGGCGTGAGCGTGGGCGAGGAAGACCACATCAAGCCCGCCGTGGAGGCGCTGGGTACGCTGGAGTTGTGGCAGCTGGCCATGAAGCCCGGCAAGCCCTTTGCGTACGGCCAGATCCCGCGCAGTGGAAACGATGACAGCGGTGCCGCGCACTTCATGGGCCTGCCCGGTAACCCGGTGTCGAGCTTTCTGACCTTTGCGC from Acidovorax sp. FHTAMBA carries:
- the mobB gene encoding molybdopterin-guanine dinucleotide biosynthesis protein B, producing the protein MKVVGFAGFSGSGKTTLVEQLIPELRLRGLRVSVVKHAHHSFDVDHPGKDTYRHREAGAFEVVAASDKRLMLVREFEQPATLSVHHLLAELYQGVDWVLVEGFKESDLLKVEVWRAPEPGQMARPLRYPDDDFVVAVATDAPQQLPPTQLPILDLNAPAQVVDWLIQYEHRFEYDWELHGGLLPCAPQ
- the glp gene encoding gephyrin-like molybdotransferase Glp, encoding MKPLKPLDEALADLLTRAVPLGDAETVTSFDADGRVLAHDCVSALQVPPEDNSSMDGYAVRCADVPSAGVVLPVSQRIPAGSAGDALAPGTAARIFTGAPVPAGADAILMQEDCEALPGAADGLGQVRINTVPKSGQWIRRAGEDITRGAVVLSAGTRLTPAELGLAASIGLHQLQVARRPRVALFSTGDELVMPGEVPPEQMRPGAIYNSNRFFLRAMLLRLGCEVTDFGIVPDRREATIDALRTASAAHDLILTSGGVSVGEEDHIKPAVEALGTLELWQLAMKPGKPFAYGQIPRSGNDDSGAAHFMGLPGNPVSSFLTFALLVRPFVLRLQGVKDVAPQSIAARADFAWPKADKRREFLRVRHNAAGGLDLFHNQSSGVLTSAAWGDGVVDNPAGQTIAADDTVRFIAFAELLS